The sequence CCGTCTTTCTGCTGGTGAAGATGTAGCGGTTGAGCTCCACTCTGTGCTGGGTCAGGTGCTCTGGGTACACTGGTGAGCAAGGCAgaccctgtcctccctcctggagctcacagaccctcaGTGCCAGGCTGTCCTTTGGCAAAGGCTAAGGCTAAATTatccaaaatgtgtgtgtgtttgtggcagGGGTCTCCTCTCTGGGAGCCTTTGCTCTCCCAATTTTCATTTGCACTTCTGTCCTCAACGTGCATTTTAGTCCTGACCTCCCAGTGACATCATGATAGGGCTCGTGGCTGTCTCCTTTCAGCCTTATCTTCTGCATTTTTCATGAACTGTGTTCTTCAGACATACCCTTCCTAGTGTACACCTTGGTTTGACATGCCCATGCCTTTGCTATGTGGACCTGCCCTGAGGAGGTCTTTCCCTTCCAGCTCTGCATGTCCTCTCCAAGTTCGTGGCTCAGCccactttctccttcctccccaaggcCTCCCCTGGCCTGTTCCTTGCTTCTTGCCTGTCCCAAGTTAGAAATCTTCTTTTCTCAGATGAACTTCCAAAGCACTCTTTTGTAAGTCATGTAACTTTTGATCATATGCAGTAATTTAGGTTCTGGTGACATCTACATGGCTTGACTACAAGATCTTCAAGGACCTGATTCCTGGGTTTGCAGGGTCTTGCACACTTTGCGTGTGCTCTGAGCAAACATTTGCCATGTGGGTGAATGAACGAAGGCCCTTGGCTTGCAGGGCTGCTGTTGGTTGTGGGTGCTCTGTCTGCCAGAGTCCTTTGATATTTATTTCAGAAGACCTGGTTTTCCATTGGGATTTTGGCTAACAATGtaacatctttattttcttttcttccttcatttttggtttccctCTAGCCTTGTGGTCTCTCCCTGCTGGGGAGTCTTCAGTTGTTTAATGGTCCACCTCTTCTCATTCCCCATTTTTGATGGGTTGAGGGGTGAATGAAAAAATTCTACAGAGCTGAGATTCCCCCAAATAAGACATTGGCAATTCCTGCCCTGATTTCTCTCCAACTGGAAGAAATACGAAACTGGCCACTGGAAACACACGCAGAAAGAATCTTGAATGGAAATGAAGGAGACCATTAGGATGGAAAGCGATTTTGTTCCgcagggatttatttatttatttgtttatttatttgactgCTTCTTAAAGCATTTTTTCACTCCCTTTAATGAAATCCTCTTCGAGGAGGCCCCACTATGGGAGGCAGCCAAGATCTGCCTTGTTAAAATGACATTAGGGCTCAGAGCTGGACAGTGCACCCAGAGGCCTGGTTGCTCCTGCAGGCTATACAGCCTCGTTGGTGCGAGGCTGGGGTAAAACGAGGTGGTTCAGCATGTGAGAATGAGAAGTTACCATGGACTTACTCTACTTGGGTTTGAGTCCATCTCTACTACTGTTAGCTGTGCAAATTACATAACTTCCCCAAGCTCGCTTTCCTTAGCTGTAAGGTGCAGATACGTCCTTCCAAGGCCTACTAGTCAGAGTCCCagcaggaaataaatgaaaaacacaaatttgGCCATCTGAGCAAAATTAATAAAGGGACTCTTCATAAAAGTGTGGTTCTTTAAGGGGCAGTGTATTATTTGGGGACAGTAACAGTGAAGCCCACACTACCACCTCGAAGGCAGATGGGGTTCAGCAAGAGATGGTTCAGAGATCCTGGAGACAGAGGGGCTGTGTGGAGATGCCTGCTGCAGGGAACTCTGCATAAGGCTCACAGCCAGTGCAGGCACCCTGCTCCTtttacccctcccccaccccctccatccttctgctgctgctgcctgctgGCTGTACCCAACCAGGCCCCAGACATAGCCCACTGGTGTAGGGTCCGTGCAGGCTAGCCTCTTGGGCACAGAGAAGGGTGGTCAGTGGATCTGGAGAAGCAGACGAGAGGTGCCCTGCACTGAAGGGTTTGTTAAGATGGAATAAGACAGTCTCTGGAAGGTGCTAGACAGTGGCTGACACAAAGTCAGGCACTTGGTAGGCAAGGGCTCTTGattatcattaccatcatcatcatcatcttcactattattattattatcagagtcactattattatcataattatcattacttttgttattattactatccTCACTATTGTTATCACTGAAGTGTTCTCCTGGGGCTGCTGCCATCCAGTCCTGACTGTCTCACACACCCATGGGGGGGTCGAATCCGTCAGCCTCTAGCTTCCCCCAGTGCAGTTCTGTCTTGTGTGTTCAGAATGCCCTGAGTCCAGCGAGACAAGCTGTGGGGTGGAATGGAGACACTGCCATGTTATCCAGCATCACAGTCTTTCCTTTCTCCGGTAGGGGACACTGCCCTCCTGAGTCCTGGCCCTTGAGGAGACGGCTGTGCCCAAGTGCTGCTGTGCTGCGAGGACCCATCCCTGAAATGAAAGCCATGCCTTGGAACTGGACTTGCCTGCTCTCCCACCTCCTGATGGTAGGGGTGGGCTCCTCCACCCTGCTCCCCCGGCAGCCGCCCCCGCTGTCCCAGAAGCGGTCTTTCATCACATTCCGAGGGGAGCCCACTGAAGGCTTCAATCACCTGGTGGTGGATGAGAGGACAGGGCACATTTACTTGGGGGCCGTCAACCGGATCTATAAGCTCTCCAGTGACCTGAAGGTCCTGGTGACCCACCAGACGGGGCCAGACGAGGACAACCCCAAGTGTTACCCACCCCGCATCGTGCAGACCTGTAATGagcccctgaccaccaccaaCAACGTCAACAAAATGCTCCTCATAGACTACAAGGAGAACAGGCTGATTGCGTGCGGGAGCCTGTACCAGGGCATCTGCAAGCTCCTGAGGCTGGAGGACCTCTTCAAGCTGGGGGAGCCTTTCCACAAGAAGGAGCACTACCTGTCGGGAGTCAACGAGAGCGGCTCGGTCTTTGGAGTGATCGTCTCCTACAGCCATCTGGACGACAAGCTCTTCATTGCCACGGCAGTGGATGGGAAGCCCGAGTATTTTCCTACCATCTCCAGCCGGAAGCTGACCAAGAACTCCGAGGCAGATGGCATGTTCGCTTATGTCTTCCACGATGAGTTTGTAGCCTCTATGATTAAGATCCCCTCGGACACCTTCACCGTCATCCCTGACTTTGATATCTACTATGTCTACGGTTTCAGCAGTGGCAACTTTGTCTACTTTTTGACCCTTCAGCCTGAGATGGTGTCTCCCCCAGGCTCCACCACAAAAGAACAGGTTTATACATCCAAGCTAGTGAGGCTTTGTAAGGAGGACACCGCCTTCAACTCCTACGTGGAGGTGCCCATTGGCTGTGAGCGCAGCGGGGTGGAGTACCGCTTGCTGCAGGCTGCCTACCTGTCCAAAGCAGGGGCCGTGCTTGGCCGGACCCTGGGAGTCCGTCCAGATGACGACCTCCTCTTCACTGTCTTCTCCAAGGGCCAAAAGCGGAAAATGAAATCCCTGGATGAGTCGGCTCTGTGCATCTTCATCCTGAAGCAGATCAATGACCGCATTAAGGAGCGGCTGCAGTCATGCTACCGGGGTGAGGGTACGCTGGACCTGGCCTGGCTCAAGGTGAAGGACATCCCCTGCAGCAGCGCGGTGAGTCCTGGGACGGCCTGTGGGCTGGGTGCTAGGGTGGAGGGTGAGGACCCCAGGCTTGTAGCCTATGCGGGGTGTGTGTCAGCCTTCCCTTTTTGCAGATGGGATGAGTATATTCCATCTCTGGGTCTCGTTGGACACAGGATGACCAGATCAAACATTCTGTGACTATGTCACTGAGCATGTAAGAGTCAGAGCTGAAGCTAAAATGTAGGTTTCCTGTTGGGGCAC comes from Cynocephalus volans isolate mCynVol1 chromosome 6, mCynVol1.pri, whole genome shotgun sequence and encodes:
- the PLXNA4 gene encoding plexin-A4 isoform X4; this encodes MKAMPWNWTCLLSHLLMVGVGSSTLLPRQPPPLSQKRSFITFRGEPTEGFNHLVVDERTGHIYLGAVNRIYKLSSDLKVLVTHQTGPDEDNPKCYPPRIVQTCNEPLTTTNNVNKMLLIDYKENRLIACGSLYQGICKLLRLEDLFKLGEPFHKKEHYLSGVNESGSVFGVIVSYSHLDDKLFIATAVDGKPEYFPTISSRKLTKNSEADGMFAYVFHDEFVASMIKIPSDTFTVIPDFDIYYVYGFSSGNFVYFLTLQPEMVSPPGSTTKEQVYTSKLVRLCKEDTAFNSYVEVPIGCERSGVEYRLLQAAYLSKAGAVLGRTLGVRPDDDLLFTVFSKGQKRKMKSLDESALCIFILKQINDRIKERLQSCYRGEGTLDLAWLKVKDIPCSSALLTIDDNFCGLDMNAPLGVSDMVRGIPVFTEDRDRMTSVIAYVYKNHSLAFVGTKSGKLKKIRVDGPRGNALQYETVQVVDPGPVLRDMAFSKDHEQLYIMSERQLTRVPVESCGQYQSCSECLGAGDPHCGWCVLHNTCTRKERCERSREPRRFASEMKQCVRLTVHPNNISVSQYSVPLVLETYNVPELSAGVNCTFEDLSEMDGLVIGNQIQCYSPAAKEVPRIITENGDHHVVQLQLKSKETGMTFASTSFVFYNCSVHNSCLSCVESPYRCHWCKYRHVCTHDPKTCSFQEGRVKLPESTILTEELRPRRTS